Below is a genomic region from Erigeron canadensis isolate Cc75 chromosome 7, C_canadensis_v1, whole genome shotgun sequence.
AACTTCTAGGTAACGACtttaaaaaattgtatcttGTAAACATCACGGAATGCCAACCGTAAGACGAGGTTTGTATCATTATAAGTCGCATGTGTTGCTTACTAAACAATACAGCTAATTAACATGTTATATATCTGTGTCCTAGGGTTGAAGGATAATAATAGATCAAGCTAGGGAATTGAGTTCATATGCATTATTGATGACGAAGGAAGACTTTAAGTTGTTACTATATGTTGAGGCCGTTGTTCGGTTACTAGAAGTTACACTGGTGCAttgttgaattttatttttgtaagtatATTAAAGAgtttgaaaaaataattaaagataCGTGGGTAGGAAACCTCTGGTCTCATATACCACCTTGATACTCAGAACGCACACCGCATAAAACTCATGTTCGGTAAATCACTATCCTCATACGTGAATCACAATTCACAAGGTATAATTTCACAAGAATTAAAGAGGTTGTCAATAACtcaataaacaaaattttataataacataGTGAAGTCTGAGACTTAAAAAAGTCTTAAAGGTTTAAATCATAGTGTGAACAAAATGTTTCAAGAATGGATACTGGGGTTTCCAAGAATGAgtattaaaaagttttattagaAAATGGGAGCATAATTAACAAAGAAACCAACCCAAACTGATGTCAGAATTGAAAGTGAAGGTGGGTAAACGTGAAAAAGTTACAAATCTTTTAAAAAGGTGATGGTCATTATATAGCTAGCTAGTGATTCCATGGATTATAACCTCGTTAATAAACTGAAGGtaattttaatcttttgaaatatCCTCTAGTTCGATCttataatgaaaattttatcAAGTACGTGAAAGTTAAATAAGCCCTTAAAAGCCGTTAAACAGCTTATCTAGCTACATGATGAACCAGTTAAACAACATCATAATGAAACTTGCAATTCATTGCTCAACTTTGAATAATTGAAGAACCTTTTAGGTATGCGCACAAATGCTATGTAATTAATACATGATGGTGTGAAAAGTACCACACTAATCATCATATAGTTAAAATTATTCGAATTGAAATCAAGAATTATTAGAAAGATTTTAGGTAGGAAACAATACTCGTAAtagacataaataaataaatataatcaaTCATCAATCGTCTATACCATATATCCTAAAAATGAAACTAATTAAACCAATAAATTTAATATCGTGGAAGTAAAGGATGAAtctttaattaactacataCATAAAATCATATGATCATATATTTTCATGCATCATCTTAATAATGATTTTGTAAATCAATATATGAGATATAAACACTATTAAGACTCACTCAGAATTTGACAATGCATCTACAACAGCTTGCATGAGTCCTACTcttatttgtaaatttgatatatattcaGCAGTCTCTCTAAACAGCCCATCCAACCCAACCGATGCTTCGCCGTTTGGGATCAATTTCTTCAACGTTCGAACCTTCTTTTCTATCACAGTCGTGGTAGATCGTCTATAGCCTTCTTGGCCAGCTCGCCGAACACGTCTCCTCTTCATCAACTTTAAAGTATTATTCCTTGTAGGAATTCTTTTAGGCTTCATTATGGCTGAGTTTGACGAATGATGTTTTTGGCCTCCTTTTGATGTTGTATTAATGCCTTGGAGGATGTTGCTATTCATCTTTTGTTTCCAACTCCCTAACCATGTTCTCTTGGCTTGAGCCTCCATCACTTTCTTCCATAAAAGATTTCTTGCTGAATTGTTGTTGATGTACTTGCCTTTGATTTCTAATAACTCACCAAGTGATTGTTGGAAATCTTGATCACCACCCATGATTTgtatgaaggaaaaaaaaacttgaccTGGCCTCAAACAGTAGTTTTGGATTCTTTAAATTATAGGAATGGATAGACTTTTGAGCtttgtttttcatataaatCAACTCAATTATGAATGGATGGAATATATTGGAGGCATTGAGGGCTTTTTATATGTGTTTTGTGAGGTGGATTACTTGCCATTTTTGAGGATAATGTTATATTAAGAATGTGGAAGTGATACGTGTATTTGTATATACCTAAGGTTGAgattattatttctttaatgctttttcattcatatataatttGGTCTATATCATTAAGTTAATTGGAGCCATTCTTCTCAACTaactataatttatttattttttgaaaggtgcGAATTATACGgaaggtctaacatacgttatTTTAATCGGGACCGTGCAAGAGAGACTCCTCACCTCCAAAATCTTGTAGGAGGAGAAATTTTCAACTAAACCGCCCGATGCATAACATTTAATTggaataaaattaatatatgtgatTCAAACATGTTTCAgttaaacacttttttttatgaattcttTAAATAGTCTTTTCCATGTCTCAAATTCGAGACCTCCAACATGTAAAGTTGATGCTCTAACTAATGAAAAGT
It encodes:
- the LOC122608422 gene encoding uncharacterized protein LOC122608422, producing the protein MGGDQDFQQSLGELLEIKGKYINNNSARNLLWKKVMEAQAKRTWLGSWKQKMNSNILQGINTTSKGGQKHHSSNSAIMKPKRIPTRNNTLKLMKRRRVRRAGQEGYRRSTTTVIEKKVRTLKKLIPNGEASVGLDGLFRETAEYISNLQIRVGLMQAVVDALSNSE